A window of Nitrospira sp. contains these coding sequences:
- a CDS encoding efflux RND transporter permease subunit, with product IMWSGQYEYMQRVRERLTIFIPLTLAIIFVLYYFTFRSVAETLMVMLGVPLSMVGGVWALSLLDYNMSIAVWVGLIALAGVGAETSAIMLAYLDGACARRQKAGTLRTLSDLFETVQQGALERIRPVIMTSLANIVGLMPVMWATGTGADVMKRIAAPMVGGIFTAMLLTLVVIPAIYVIWRWQTEGKREGTRDVGHEARGGDHV from the coding sequence GATCATGTGGTCCGGCCAGTACGAATACATGCAGCGGGTGCGGGAGCGGCTCACGATCTTCATTCCCCTCACGCTCGCCATCATCTTCGTGCTGTACTACTTCACCTTCCGCTCAGTCGCCGAAACCTTGATGGTCATGCTCGGAGTCCCGCTGTCTATGGTGGGAGGGGTCTGGGCGCTCAGCCTGCTCGACTACAACATGAGTATCGCCGTGTGGGTCGGGCTGATCGCACTGGCCGGGGTCGGAGCCGAGACCAGCGCGATCATGCTGGCGTATTTAGATGGAGCCTGTGCTCGACGACAAAAGGCCGGCACGCTCCGCACCCTTTCTGATCTGTTCGAAACGGTCCAGCAAGGGGCGTTGGAACGCATCCGACCGGTGATCATGACCTCGCTCGCTAACATTGTCGGACTGATGCCGGTCATGTGGGCCACGGGGACCGGAGCCGACGTGATGAAGCGGATCGCGGCCCCCATGGTCGGCGGGATCTTCACCGCGATGCTCCTGACCCTGGTGGTGATTCCGGCGATCTATGTTATCTGGCGCTGGCAGACGGAGGGCAAGCGGGAAGGGACGAGAGACGTGGGGCACGAGGCAAGAGGAGGCGATCACGTATGA